The segment CATCCCTCCAGCCCAAGTTAAGCTTTTTGGGGGGccacctggctgctgtcctgcagttattttgcactttgggggagcgctattgggttcgggccaaaggccgagctcggacccctctccctgggcagggggagtgccccgggctcgggaatgactagcgagctcggagccctctcccggacagcataccaaacacgcttaacttttacgctgtttattatatgcaaaagcgaactagtgaaataACCTTAatcctttgtgtacagctggcattgtaagctgccctcccaggttcaggaaacagtcctccatgaAATGCAcatcacccactcgaatatttgcgcTGTACTGTTATGGAACAGTGTTGTATTGTTgtactgatttctagttgtgtcttCATTTGTAAcgccaaacaaagtactttctcttttgcaatgaaacacactgcgtccACTACCAAAGccggtaaaagttacgccttctttctttccatatacatatgtgtggtgttatgctaatctactcaccccgtgACATAGACAAGTGGGGGTGTGTTTGAACGAGGCGTTTTAGGGAGGCGTGGCTGAGTgttaactgttataataaatctctttgggtttgagaatTTAGGCTttcaactttacagatcttatctatgcacaaacagcttgtaacactccaaagacaaaagaaaaccagaaactgcatcatatgacccctttaattcaTTAGACCAATACTGAAGGACAAGTAGTTGAGCTTCAGGAGCTGGAGGATAAACCCATTTGGATATTCAAAGAGGAGCTCAGCTTTGTGTTCAAACCTTTATTAACACATGCTTATACAAAGTGTTAACCAGGAAAACTCCAACTGTCATGACAAATTTTAGATATTGGTCCACAAATTCTGACTTCTGATGCAGCCTTGAATCTTAAATCACACTGTTTGTTCAATTAGGCCAGAGGAAAACTGGTCCCTCAAATGACCCTGGTTTCTCTCAAGATTTTTCTCCACTACTGTCATCTGAGTATTTGCTCCTTGCTATTGTGTCAAGTAATATTCTCCctactgaaaaaaacagctaaaaccagcataggctggttggctggttttagctggtcagcaggctggttttagaggggttttggccactttgaccaccagctaaaaccagcctggccaggctgggagaccagctaagaccagccaaccagcctaggctggttttatctgttttttcCAGCAGGGCTAAAATGATCATTTAGGCTGTACTGACACTGTCAGGGAACAACTTAAGTTTGAACTGAATTGAGTTAAATAATGACACTATTTTCTGCCTTTGTAATTGAGTTTTAATAActaattaactttatttttagaTTAGTTTATGTTAATTGTAATGCAACTTATAATAATGATATTGGTGAATGTAAAAATCTGCAATGTTTAACATAGGTCTGTCCTGGGACAAACCAAAATTCTGAGAACAGTGGAACTATAACCAAGCAGATGGTCAGTTGTGGCCACAGCAATTAAAGGGGTCCGATTATGCCCTTTTACTAAGCttctattttgttttgggggtgcactagaacctGCTCttatgcttggtggttcaaaaaacgcatttttttttaaatttgcatttTTACAATAGCTTTCACCCCagactggcacaaatggctcgattcaCCTTCCAAAAAATGGAATGTGTTGTTAACAGTGGGGTTGCAGTGGGGTTAACAGCCCCACTGcattgcgattggcgaacagcgtAGATggtgtttcagtcctgccacacccCTTCCCAAAGAAGCAAGTTTACAACTGTTAACgtaagctagattaaagtgattcttccGTTTGATTCCCtccccacccacccacccacccaccaaCCAACCAATGATTCAAATTTCTAtaggcaggatttatttgaattatatttttatgGACTATGTTGTGACATTatagcatctggaaaacaaacgctttggagtggactttgagatttgtaaattTGTAGTTACGTTTTTTATGCCAAAACATACACAACACACAGTGacaaaaattcaaaaagtgaattATAGGATTATAGGACCCCTTTACAACatacaagtgcacattcaaatTTGGGCCACATTCTGCTGCGGTGTGTACGTAGCTTTAATTTCACACAGATATGCATTTTTTGTGTTCTTTCCATGTGTTTGCAAATGATGTTTCAGGTCTCTTTTATAAGTGAAGCTCTTCTCACATTGTAGACatgtgaaaggtttctctccagtgtgaagtctTGTGTGAATCTGAAGGTTTATGTTctgactaaaactctttccacagtgagtgcaggtgaacggtttctctccactGTGAAGTCTTGAGTGAATCTGAAGGTTTATGttctgactgaaactctttccacagtgagtgcaggtaaaaggtttctctccactgtggattctcatgtgaaccttaaggtttcctttaagtgtgaaactctttccacagtcatGGCACGTGAAGTGAGAATGACTTTTTTCATGCGAGTTAAGGCGTCTCTTGTCTGGGAATCTCTGTCCACACTGATGACAATCAAAACATTTATCTCTCGAATGAAGCCTCATGTGTTTAGTAAGGTTTGATTCACGTGTAAAACAGTTTCCACACTGAGCACACacaaaaggcttctctcctgtgtgagttTTAACGTGAGCCTTAAGGTTTCCCTTTAGCGAGAAGctcttcccacacagtttgcaggtgtgaggactctctccagtgtgagctTTCATGTGAGAATCACGAGTCGCTTTATgtctgaaacactttccacactcatCACATGGAAACGGCTTGTCTCCAGTGTGAACGACCATGTGAATTTTAAGAGATCTTTTGCGTGAGAAGCTattcccacacagtttgcaggtaaaaggcttctgtCCGGTGTGAATGCTCATGTGGGAATCAAGGTGTGCTTTATATGTGAAGCTATTCCCACACAGActgcaggtaaaaggcttctctccagtgtgacatTTAAGGTGGCGTTTAAGGTTTTCTTTACGGgagaagctctttccacactgttggcataggaaaggcttctctccagtgtgaactttcatgtggctTGTAAGGATATATTTCttattgaaactctttccacattgatggCAGGTGAAATAACGGTTTGAATTGGTCTTCTGAAAGTCTTTTCGTGATGTTTCAGACTGTATGGATGTTTTCACAGTCATGAAATCATGTCTCTCATATTGATCTTTCTCTTTTATCTTTTTCAGTTCTTGCCTCTCTTccttcagtgccatcaggtctaaagcaaaaaaaaaaaaaaaagagataaaccCAAGTTAGTGGCAGTTTAATGGCTTAAAGCAACAGACACCAAAACAAAGATACAAGTAGCCAACATTTTCCAACAAAACTGGGTTATGATAAACAAGTCACTCTTGGTCCTAGGGACCCATGGCTCTGCTCACTTTGTCTCCTGTATTTGAAAAACCTGATTCAGATCACCATTACCAAACGTACAAAATGTGGGTCctcaggaccaggattgaaaaccactgttaTAGACCAGTCTTGAATCTGACATTCATGTCTAAAATTGTATTTAACCTAATGGTACAAATAAAGTTTTGCACATGCAAAGCATTCAATGACTGTGGCAACTTGAAAGGATACTATTGCAAAGTTGTTGCTTTCCaacaaactgatttttttttcattaatatatGATTGACCTGAACAATAAAAGCTATATCGTACACTTGGAAAATTATGAGCTATATCACACTCATAGACACACAATACATTTAACTCACAAGATGAGACAAAATACAGATACTTGGTTAACTAATCTAGGGTcatatttaacaattattttgctaataaatataGAGATTATCTTTGAACATGAagccgttaaaaaaaaaaaaaaaagatgcccaCATGTCGACGCTCGGTGTGTAGTAGCTTGCTTGAGTTACACTTCCACATAAAATTACGTTTTTACATTGcgttgcattttttatttttgttttcaaattaACTCTTATGGAAGACTACTGGAGAAAACACCAACCCAAAAGAATATCCAAGAGAGCATGTTGGCATGTAAAAAAATGATAACAGTACAGCAGAAGAAAGAAGGTTCTCCAGGTTTGGTTCAATGgtttatataatgcaaaaaaTGAATGCATGTCTACAAATCAAGATGGATATTTTTTTGCAAAGGTGGAAAAGTTTTACAAACTAATTTAGGTTTGGTCAACTAATGTATCATACTAATGTAACATTGATGTAACTTGCTCTTGTGATTTGATGTACAAATGTTTCCTCTACAAAGAAAAGGTATGATGGCAGTTTTTTGTCCTTCATTTGTAAGGGTTTTGAATGCAATGCCAAATAAAAAGGTCCAACAAAACTGGTTGTATACCACACAACTTATTTTAGAAGAACATTATGAgactttgatcaaataaacactaTGGGAACTTACAGAACATACAGATCACGCTGATTGATTCCATGCTTTCGAGGTAGCGACCAGTTGGGCCAATAAAAACTTTGGCAAGAGAATTGAGCCTAATGTGTTCGAGAGGGTTAAGGCGTTGTTTACTGTCGAGGCCTGTGAGGAATATGAGAGACGAGACAATAAGAAAGATCACGGCCACGGCAAACACAGCCCAATTGAAGACGCAGGCTCAAAAACTAAACGCAAACAACACACCTGTGGTTAGACCCAAGAAGGGTGCACAACATGTGTACATTAAAATTCAAACTCACCCAAATGGGTTGGAAGATCTGATGATTGAATCACAACCACTGCCTCACACTTTCTACCCTTGGAGCCTCCTCCAACAATTCAACCCACACcagaggggtgttccataaaacaagtttaccaaataagccaggtttattttagttagtctgacttattgtcacttgatttagctcaaaataagtcagactaactgaaataagcctgacttatttggtaagcTTGATTTATGGAACACCCCACAGTTCATCCACTCAAGCCTCTTTCACAGAGAATACCTTGTAGAATATTCGCAGAGTTACAGATTGACACTAATGAACCACAGGCGAATATTGTAGAGCGGCAACCTAAATCAGTCCCTCTGATTTACCGGATGGTGAAACAGAACAGACATCAGTTCAAAAAGAGAAAGTGATGTCACAAAGAACGCAGTGGAACCAGCACACACATCTGGTGAAATAACTGAGGAAGACGCCTGTCCATCACTCTCTAGAGTGGACTGTTCTCAGTATATTCAGTAGAATTTTAGAGCACTATCTCCTACAACGGAGATGGGAAATAAGGAAAGAAAAGGATGTGACGTGTGGCCATACTATGAATTTGTGCTCGGCATTTAACCTATGCACACAGtagccatattgctattgctgcggcgcctggggagcagttgggggttcaatgtcttgctcaagggactcacctcagtcgtggtattgagggtggagagagtgctggtaattcactcccccacctacaatccctgccggacctgagactcaaacccgcaacctttgggttacaagaccaactctctaaccattagggtAACTGCACGgcctaatgaataaataaacaaacaaacatagagGAACTGATGGACTGTGCACAGGCCACAGAATCAAAAGTTGCACCACAAACACCACTCGGACAAGCACCACAAATCCCTATGACACCAAGTACATCGCAAACCCCTGGTTCGGTGGGCAGGCCCTGTAGGCACATCAGTACAGAAAGGAAACAATTTGACTGGAGTCTGAAGCTGAAAAAGAAGTATATTGTCATAGGAGACTCAAGGATTCCAGCATTCAGAGTCTCAAAGTTCCAGATCGATAGCTTCCCCGGAGCCAAATTTCAACTTGCTGGGAACTTGCTGGAAAAAGCTACTATTGCTCTGGAGCCTGAGTTACTGATCATGTCCTTTGGAATCAACAACAGTGCACAGAAATGCTGATTGTCCACTAATAAAGAAATTCAGAGGGCCTACAAAATGGCATGAACTCACCTGCCACATACTGAGACTTATGACCATAATTAACTCTGAGTGGTCTCCAGCATTGTCTAGTTTGCCCCCACAGATAACCTTTCCACTTATAAACtgggacataaaaaaaaaaaaaaaaaaacttttctagtCGTGAAAAAACAAGCGATTAGGGAATTACAAAATCATAATGAGATATGGAAGTATATTCCGGACGGAATTGCAAATTGTATCTGCAATTGCGTTTTCAATTTGAGGACGCATAAAATGTGACATAATCCAAACGCAAATGCAAATCGCGCATTAccgtttgcattttcatttaagcGAACGCACAGTGACTGCCAAATTTAAAACGGAAATATGCCATATCTTACGAATATTGACCCAGTCATATTTAAATAGCAATTTCAATTACCACGTCTGCTTTTTCACTTTCTCTGCGTCGCATATGTAGCCAGCCAAAACTCAAATGGAATCGCAATTCCCTTTGTATTTCCACTTCCGATGCCTTACACGGAAACCTGTCAATCAGTGTCAAGGGTGGGATTATGCTATGGGGCGTGTTCGTGTTGGGTCCTGACGTCACTCACAGTCGACCGCAAAACCttaaacaatataaattaaaaagatgaaACAAATTGATAGTTTTTTGGATGATGAAATAGTTTGGATATACTGTTGAacctcttttttaaaataataaataaagggtTTTGTTGAGTGAATTTGCAGCCTGTAGCGCGATGACTATGATCAGTTTGTATATTGAATCtaatgtttaatgttgttttttcccCATATATATAAATGCCCTGCTGACACTGGGTTCTGCTTCAATTTGCTGATCAATGTAGATCACTGCAGAAAAATGAGTATAGccattaaagaaggaacactTACCAGTCAAAATATCCTTAAGCACACTCTTTTTTTGAGACAagcttataattttttttttattggtgctgttattatttttccatttcccttgaatgtgtactggtatttcaagtattttacataacttattgtattgtaactttaggattaaaatgacatagagacatatttttaaaatgacacataCAATGACATATTTTTGCTTCCACTCAACAAAAaatatgacctgaataaaatggcttcattttaatatgttgtatgtacactcactgaaaataatacttgacaaaGATATTATGCCTTTAAtccattacatttaaattaaaaagctctaaagttatgcaatttaaaactttaaaattttaacattttgcatCACATCACAACTTAAGCATcacatttgtgtaaattattattcatcaattattacttattaatattcATCAC is part of the Garra rufa chromosome 1, GarRuf1.0, whole genome shotgun sequence genome and harbors:
- the LOC141338907 gene encoding uncharacterized protein produces the protein MAFIKEESEDMKIEETFRVKHEDTDEQTDLMALKEERQELKKIKEKDQYERHDFMTVKTSIQSETSRKDFQKTNSNRYFTCHQCGKSFNKKYILTSHMKVHTGEKPFLCQQCGKSFSRKENLKRHLKCHTGEKPFTCSLCGNSFTYKAHLDSHMSIHTGQKPFTCKLCGNSFSRKRSLKIHMVVHTGDKPFPCDECGKCFRHKATRDSHMKAHTGESPHTCKLCGKSFSLKGNLKAHVKTHTGEKPFVCAQCGNCFTRESNLTKHMRLHSRDKCFDCHQCGQRFPDKRRLNSHEKSHSHFTCHDCGKSFTLKGNLKVHMRIHSGEKPFTCTHCGKSFSQNINLQIHSRLHSGEKPFTCTHCGKSFSQNINLQIHTRLHTGEKPFTCLQCEKSFTYKRDLKHHLQTHGKNTKNAYLCEIKATYTPQQNVAQI